In Microbulbifer sp. GL-2, the following are encoded in one genomic region:
- a CDS encoding LexA family transcriptional regulator, which produces MEIKDIRKDNLNLLADKHGRNTISEKLGYPDNNYINQLCGGHTNIGSRTARKIEAALGLKTGWMDWPQTNEPDVSTSDNLTKGPEIKGRIPLISWVQAGQFCEAMDLLQPGDAEEWLPCPTPHSDYAYALRVKGDSMASPYPGQRSYPEGIIIFVDPEKPVTNGSRVIARLNGEATFKTFTEDMGRLFLRPINPNYPTLDITDLEVSFCGVIIGSFYPE; this is translated from the coding sequence ATGGAAATCAAAGACATCCGCAAAGACAACCTCAACCTGCTAGCCGACAAGCACGGCAGGAATACCATTTCTGAGAAGCTGGGCTACCCAGACAACAACTACATCAACCAGCTCTGTGGCGGCCACACCAACATTGGATCCCGCACTGCCAGGAAAATTGAAGCTGCTCTCGGGTTGAAGACTGGCTGGATGGATTGGCCACAAACTAATGAGCCCGACGTATCCACATCCGATAATTTGACAAAGGGCCCAGAAATTAAGGGGCGTATCCCGCTAATCAGCTGGGTGCAAGCTGGACAGTTTTGCGAAGCGATGGATCTCTTACAGCCAGGTGACGCCGAGGAGTGGCTACCCTGCCCTACGCCCCACTCTGATTATGCCTATGCGTTACGAGTGAAAGGTGACAGCATGGCAAGCCCATATCCTGGGCAAAGAAGCTACCCAGAAGGGATCATTATCTTCGTCGACCCAGAAAAACCCGTGACAAACGGTAGCCGCGTAATCGCTCGCTTGAATGGCGAAGCTACCTTCAAGACTTTTACGGAAGATATGGGACGTTTATTTTTGCGCCCCATCAACCCAAATTACCCCACACTCGACATCACGGATTTAGAGGTAAGTTTTTGTGGCGTAATCATTGGATCCTTCTATCCGGAATAA
- a CDS encoding response regulator transcription factor, with protein MHTAINHRPLAPRQAEALTHRARGLSNKETAQAMQCSVANVTNLLAECFYKLHARNSTEAVAKAVKHGLIQFALIASVLSGIGTDAQEQLRTRIQRRPTIRTLRIRNNREGIV; from the coding sequence ATGCACACCGCCATCAATCACAGGCCACTAGCACCACGCCAAGCCGAAGCACTTACACATCGCGCCCGTGGACTCTCCAACAAAGAGACCGCCCAAGCTATGCAGTGCTCAGTGGCAAATGTCACCAACCTGCTGGCGGAATGCTTTTACAAGCTGCATGCCCGTAACAGCACTGAGGCGGTGGCCAAGGCGGTAAAGCACGGATTAATTCAGTTCGCCTTGATCGCTTCAGTTCTCAGCGGTATTGGTACGGATGCACAGGAGCAATTACGCACCCGTATCCAACGCCGCCCCACTATTCGAACACTCCGCATCCGCAATAACCGCGAGGGCATCGTATGA
- a CDS encoding phage antirepressor KilAC domain-containing protein: protein MKKEKLFTITQAARTLEMGRNSLLKLLRNNGLLHSREPMRNSPTKFAASQGLLVAENAEFERGPVKVPYIITKVTSRGMVWIRDLVEDESASKAS from the coding sequence GTGAAAAAGGAAAAACTCTTCACCATTACCCAGGCCGCCCGCACGCTAGAAATGGGCAGGAATAGCCTACTCAAACTGCTACGCAACAATGGCCTGTTACACAGCCGAGAACCCATGCGCAACTCGCCGACAAAGTTCGCTGCGTCACAGGGCCTTCTAGTAGCGGAAAATGCAGAGTTTGAGCGTGGTCCTGTTAAGGTGCCGTACATCATCACCAAGGTTACATCGAGAGGCATGGTCTGGATTCGCGATCTTGTTGAAGACGAAAGCGCATCCAAGGCCAGCTAG
- a CDS encoding DUF4224 domain-containing protein produces MGNLLTKHEIARLTGAAAENAEEQKRILDANRIPYVLKKDRSPALTWEMVNQATLARGATKSGSPGVNLPPGFNLGAAS; encoded by the coding sequence ATGGGTAACTTGCTGACCAAGCATGAAATAGCCCGCCTAACCGGTGCTGCCGCCGAAAATGCCGAAGAGCAAAAACGCATTCTTGATGCCAACCGGATTCCCTACGTGCTGAAAAAAGACAGATCCCCCGCGCTAACCTGGGAAATGGTCAATCAAGCCACCCTGGCCCGCGGAGCCACAAAATCAGGCTCACCAGGTGTTAACCTACCCCCAGGCTTTAACCTTGGAGCAGCAAGCTGA
- a CDS encoding tyrosine-type recombinase/integrase has protein sequence MGRRRNPENAWMPPHVARYKNGYRFRKHGEPTKHIASPDASQAEVWVAYEKYLAGLVQKTFTFADLVELYFASPQYTKHIKPQTQKDYYRYSQRILAVFGEMKPDNITSPLVQMFMDARGAEYPTSANRERTFLGIVMKWGKARGFVKIEDPTAVVKTIKVKPGGRYVEDWEYQAFWQWLGDRGHVMHQCAMEISYLCAARQQDVLALTRADIQEDGLLIVQAKTGKAQLKLWSSALKEAVDRAVATNTEAQIQTTHIIRSRVGRACTRTGFNAIWLREQRGALASGAIKQRFRFHDLKIKAASDFEGDVQKFTGHKTRSMAERYNRTADRVVSLNHVNTKNS, from the coding sequence ATGGGCAGAAGGCGCAACCCCGAAAATGCATGGATGCCGCCACATGTAGCCAGGTATAAAAACGGCTACCGATTTCGCAAGCATGGCGAACCAACCAAGCATATTGCCAGCCCCGACGCCTCCCAGGCTGAAGTTTGGGTTGCCTATGAGAAATACCTAGCCGGTCTAGTACAAAAGACTTTTACCTTCGCAGATTTAGTAGAGCTCTACTTCGCCTCCCCTCAGTACACCAAACATATAAAACCGCAGACTCAAAAAGACTACTACCGCTATAGCCAGCGTATTCTCGCGGTATTTGGGGAGATGAAACCAGACAATATCACCTCCCCATTAGTACAGATGTTCATGGATGCGCGCGGTGCTGAGTACCCCACCTCCGCCAACAGAGAGCGCACCTTTCTCGGTATTGTGATGAAGTGGGGCAAAGCCAGAGGGTTCGTTAAGATCGAAGACCCCACGGCGGTCGTCAAGACAATCAAGGTAAAGCCCGGCGGGCGCTACGTAGAAGACTGGGAATACCAAGCCTTTTGGCAATGGCTGGGTGATCGCGGCCATGTGATGCACCAATGCGCCATGGAAATCAGCTATTTGTGTGCAGCCAGACAACAGGATGTACTCGCCCTCACCCGTGCAGACATCCAAGAAGATGGCCTATTAATCGTGCAAGCCAAGACAGGCAAAGCCCAACTAAAGCTATGGAGCTCAGCCCTCAAAGAAGCCGTTGATCGCGCAGTAGCCACTAACACCGAAGCACAAATCCAAACCACCCATATCATCCGCAGCCGCGTTGGCCGCGCCTGCACCCGTACCGGGTTCAATGCTATATGGCTTCGCGAGCAGAGAGGTGCCCTAGCGTCTGGTGCAATCAAGCAGCGATTTCGCTTTCATGATTTGAAAATCAAAGCGGCCAGTGACTTTGAGGGAGATGTTCAAAAGTTCACTGGGCATAAGACGCGGTCGATGGCTGAGAGGTATAACCGTACTGCGGATCGGGTGGTTAGCCTTAACCATGTCAATACGAAAAACTCTTAA
- a CDS encoding DUF2971 domain-containing protein: protein MHEIKKLLWDDLNDGLNYPEKRPLLAHYTSIDTLEKILKKNELWLSNPLYMNDYTELSFGMGQGYRLFTQSKELHQAFEVQSQYDHLLASFQRLFIRYTEDHVFNTYLTCFSEHCVDDNDGRLSMWRGYGDSGKGAALVIDSAKINFHESSPLIVSRVEYQTTHDRINWLEKKISAIADWIKNRVEPLSNNELEKIAYIWLERLKIFSLLTKHSGFNEEREWRIIYMSDRDPEEKLSKMLSYIINGNGIEPKLKLNPEPLYEVIGDNRLIANLTDRIIIGPSISTKFTAKSICRMLQHLNHDQLVEKVKPSTIPYRQ, encoded by the coding sequence ATGCACGAGATAAAAAAACTCCTTTGGGACGACCTAAATGACGGATTAAATTATCCAGAGAAGCGTCCACTGCTAGCACATTACACATCTATCGACACTTTGGAGAAAATCCTAAAAAAAAATGAACTCTGGCTATCTAATCCGCTATATATGAATGATTACACAGAGTTAAGCTTTGGTATGGGACAAGGCTACCGTCTTTTTACTCAAAGTAAGGAGCTCCATCAAGCATTTGAAGTTCAATCACAATACGATCACTTATTGGCCAGCTTTCAACGATTGTTTATAAGATATACCGAAGATCATGTTTTTAATACATACTTGACTTGTTTCTCGGAGCATTGTGTTGATGATAATGATGGTCGACTATCCATGTGGCGCGGTTACGGCGACAGTGGTAAAGGAGCCGCCCTTGTCATTGATAGCGCAAAAATAAATTTTCATGAATCATCTCCGCTGATAGTCTCAAGAGTTGAGTACCAAACAACGCACGATAGAATCAATTGGCTTGAGAAAAAAATTTCAGCCATCGCAGACTGGATAAAAAATCGAGTAGAACCATTAAGCAATAATGAACTTGAGAAAATAGCATATATATGGCTTGAGCGGTTGAAAATATTCTCCCTCCTCACAAAGCACTCTGGTTTTAATGAGGAACGTGAATGGCGAATTATTTATATGAGCGACCGAGACCCAGAAGAAAAACTTTCAAAAATGCTAAGCTACATAATAAATGGCAATGGGATAGAACCAAAGTTAAAACTAAATCCAGAGCCCCTTTATGAAGTTATCGGTGATAACCGCCTTATAGCCAATTTAACTGATAGAATTATTATTGGCCCTTCAATCTCAACCAAATTCACCGCAAAATCAATTTGCAGAATGCTTCAACATTTAAATCATGATCAGCTGGTCGAAAAAGTTAAGCCTTCCACGATTCCTTACCGCCAATAA
- the folD gene encoding bifunctional methylenetetrahydrofolate dehydrogenase/methenyltetrahydrofolate cyclohydrolase FolD — protein MSALVLDGKALAQKTEEELSARVATLKEKSGGQTPILATILVGDDPASATYVKMKGNACRRIGMDSMQVELPSSTTTEQLLAKIEALNANPNVHGILLQHPVPAQIDERACFDAISLKKDVDGVTCLGFGRMAMGEEAYGCATPKGIMRLLEAYKIELEGKHAVVVGRSPILGKPMAAMLLNANATVTICHSRTQDLAEHIRRADIVVGAVGKPEFIKAEWIKDGAVVVDAGYHPGGVGDIELGPLTDRVAAYTPVPGGVGPMTINTLIYQSVDSGERKIG, from the coding sequence ATGTCTGCACTGGTTCTGGACGGCAAGGCCCTGGCACAGAAAACTGAAGAGGAACTTTCGGCTCGGGTAGCCACGCTGAAAGAAAAGAGTGGTGGTCAAACGCCAATCCTGGCAACCATCCTGGTAGGCGATGACCCCGCCTCCGCAACTTATGTAAAGATGAAGGGTAATGCCTGCCGCCGTATCGGCATGGACTCCATGCAAGTGGAGCTACCCTCCTCTACTACCACTGAGCAACTGCTTGCCAAGATTGAGGCGCTCAACGCCAACCCCAACGTGCACGGAATCCTGCTACAGCATCCGGTACCTGCGCAGATTGATGAACGCGCCTGCTTTGACGCTATCAGCCTGAAAAAGGATGTAGATGGTGTGACCTGTCTGGGCTTTGGCCGTATGGCAATGGGTGAGGAGGCTTACGGCTGTGCAACACCTAAAGGCATTATGCGCCTGCTGGAAGCCTACAAAATTGAACTCGAAGGCAAGCATGCCGTGGTTGTGGGCCGCAGTCCCATTCTGGGCAAGCCAATGGCGGCCATGCTGCTGAATGCTAACGCCACTGTAACCATCTGCCACTCCCGCACCCAGGACCTGGCCGAGCATATCCGCCGCGCGGATATTGTTGTAGGTGCCGTGGGCAAGCCGGAATTCATCAAGGCAGAATGGATTAAAGATGGCGCCGTTGTGGTGGATGCCGGATATCATCCCGGCGGTGTGGGAGATATCGAGCTGGGTCCACTGACCGATCGCGTCGCAGCCTACACCCCGGTACCTGGCGGTGTTGGTCCTATGACCATTAACACCCTGATCTATCAGTCCGTCGATTCTGGTGAGCGTAAAATTGGCTAA
- the rsuA gene encoding 16S rRNA pseudouridine(516) synthase RsuA gives MANLIRLDKAVSQVTDLSRSDVKRAAWAGRITVNGEVVTSSSTKIQANDVLCLDDEPLHEPGPRYIMLNKPLGYVSATKDGEHPTVLDLIDEPNKSKLHIAGRLDIDTTGLVLLTDDGQWSHKVTSPNHHCDKTYYALLADRIVEDAVAKFAKGIWLNNEKKRTKPAKLEVLFANEVRITIGEGRYHQVKRMFAALGNQVLELHRERIGDIFLDEELQEGEYRPLTPEEIASVQ, from the coding sequence TTGGCTAACTTGATTCGTTTGGACAAAGCGGTAAGCCAGGTCACCGACCTCTCCCGCTCCGATGTGAAGCGCGCCGCATGGGCGGGGCGCATTACTGTTAACGGAGAAGTAGTCACTAGCTCTTCGACAAAAATACAGGCCAACGATGTCCTATGTCTGGATGACGAGCCCCTGCACGAGCCGGGGCCACGCTATATTATGCTCAACAAACCTTTGGGCTATGTGAGCGCCACCAAAGATGGCGAACACCCCACGGTACTGGACCTGATCGATGAACCGAACAAGTCCAAGTTGCATATTGCCGGACGCCTGGACATAGATACCACGGGGCTGGTACTACTTACAGACGATGGGCAGTGGTCCCACAAGGTGACATCTCCAAATCATCACTGTGATAAGACCTATTACGCTCTGTTGGCAGACAGAATTGTGGAAGATGCGGTGGCAAAATTTGCCAAGGGCATCTGGCTCAATAATGAAAAGAAGAGAACTAAACCGGCCAAGCTTGAGGTACTCTTCGCCAACGAGGTACGCATCACTATTGGCGAGGGCCGCTACCATCAGGTAAAGCGCATGTTTGCCGCTCTGGGTAACCAGGTACTAGAGCTGCACCGTGAGAGAATTGGCGATATTTTCCTGGATGAAGAACTCCAGGAAGGCGAGTACCGCCCATTAACCCCTGAAGAAATCGCTTCGGTACAGTAA
- a CDS encoding class I SAM-dependent methyltransferase → MSALLLQELLQAPSETLWIADENSKPLLQPGFYFDGDLLSNRWDIAELAEGKVARSFFNDFHFEELDRNYRRIVYSVSKEKAIVHHIINQAPHFLGEGGELVLLGGKQGGIKSYAVKAAERLGTAKQLQKNGNEYCSTNRVDHPSAGELIGEVDYPQLRSLPELNGLYSKPGLFGWNKIDKGSALLAQQLTTELPKEGARVVDLGCGYGYLSAQLASLGKFHFTATDNNAAALLACEKNFRSLDMEGVVLPSDAGAELESGIADLVLCNPPFHQGFQVEGDLTDRFLQHSARILKITGSALFVVNEFIPLMKKGPHYFSDVKLITKEKGFCVYRLRP, encoded by the coding sequence ATGTCAGCCCTTCTTTTACAAGAACTTCTCCAGGCGCCCAGTGAAACTCTATGGATTGCCGATGAAAACAGTAAACCCCTGCTACAGCCGGGGTTTTACTTTGATGGTGATTTGCTCAGCAATCGCTGGGATATTGCCGAGCTGGCCGAGGGCAAGGTTGCACGCAGCTTCTTTAATGACTTCCATTTTGAAGAGCTGGACCGCAACTACCGCCGCATCGTCTACTCAGTCTCGAAGGAAAAAGCGATAGTTCACCACATCATCAATCAGGCACCGCATTTTCTCGGTGAAGGTGGCGAGTTGGTGCTGCTTGGGGGAAAACAGGGCGGTATTAAAAGCTATGCAGTAAAAGCGGCTGAGCGCCTCGGCACAGCCAAACAGCTGCAAAAGAATGGTAACGAGTACTGCAGCACTAACCGAGTGGATCATCCAAGTGCCGGCGAGCTGATTGGCGAAGTGGATTATCCGCAGCTGCGCAGCCTTCCGGAGCTAAATGGCCTCTACAGTAAACCTGGCCTGTTCGGTTGGAACAAAATCGATAAGGGTAGCGCCCTGCTGGCACAGCAGCTCACCACCGAGCTTCCAAAAGAAGGGGCCCGCGTGGTGGATCTGGGGTGTGGCTACGGTTACCTCAGCGCCCAGCTCGCGTCTCTAGGTAAATTTCACTTTACTGCCACCGATAACAACGCCGCCGCCCTGCTGGCCTGCGAGAAGAACTTTCGCTCCCTGGATATGGAAGGGGTGGTGCTGCCATCTGATGCCGGCGCGGAACTAGAGAGCGGAATTGCAGACTTGGTACTGTGCAACCCACCCTTTCACCAGGGCTTCCAGGTGGAGGGCGACCTTACCGATCGCTTCCTGCAACACAGTGCCCGAATACTGAAAATCACCGGATCAGCACTTTTTGTCGTGAACGAATTTATCCCCCTGATGAAGAAGGGACCGCACTACTTCTCCGACGTGAAACTGATCACCAAGGAAAAAGGGTTTTGTGTCTACCGCCTGCGCCCATAG
- a CDS encoding spermidine synthase, with the protein MALLWQKQTGDTCYQVRNHGASVRLYSNGVFHSQWNPRDPLKGSLWELLLLPAFFLPEKSLNSVLVLGVGGGALIRLLQTYTSVKRIVGVDLDPVHLDVARRFFDVCDVELVCADAKEYVADYLSDPSAESFDLVIDDLFGHCQGVAQRAVPADKPWCSSLMRLLHRDGVLVSNFGDRKELQGSAWRQQAMRQCLKGAWMAHMPLYENHILTVSRKVLPLVELNNRAPGKINPANPARRLDFKMSRLR; encoded by the coding sequence ATGGCATTGCTTTGGCAGAAGCAAACAGGCGATACCTGCTATCAGGTGCGCAATCATGGTGCCAGTGTACGCCTTTATAGCAACGGGGTTTTTCACTCCCAGTGGAACCCCCGTGACCCGCTTAAAGGCTCCCTGTGGGAGCTGCTTCTGCTGCCTGCGTTTTTCCTTCCTGAAAAAAGCCTGAATTCTGTGTTGGTGCTCGGTGTGGGAGGAGGCGCTTTGATCCGTCTTTTGCAGACCTATACCTCGGTAAAGCGTATTGTGGGGGTGGATCTGGACCCGGTGCATTTGGACGTTGCCCGCCGCTTCTTCGACGTCTGCGATGTTGAACTGGTGTGCGCAGATGCCAAGGAGTATGTGGCTGACTATTTGAGTGATCCATCAGCTGAGAGTTTCGACCTGGTGATTGATGATCTGTTTGGCCACTGCCAGGGAGTGGCACAGCGTGCTGTGCCGGCAGATAAACCGTGGTGCTCCTCCTTGATGCGCCTTTTACATCGGGATGGAGTGCTGGTGAGTAATTTTGGTGACAGGAAGGAGCTACAGGGCAGTGCCTGGCGCCAGCAAGCAATGCGTCAATGCCTGAAGGGCGCGTGGATGGCGCATATGCCTCTATATGAGAATCATATTCTGACCGTTAGTCGCAAGGTTTTACCCCTGGTAGAGCTGAATAACCGCGCTCCGGGAAAAATTAATCCTGCCAACCCCGCTCGGCGCCTCGACTTTAAGATGAGTCGCCTGCGCTGA
- a CDS encoding GAF domain-containing protein, with the protein MSLNKFYTSLSGQLEGLLSAEQDWLANTANASALLFMELEDINWAGFYFFYGDELRLGPFQGKPACTRIPVGAGVCGTAVSTGEPQLVEDVHQFPGHIACDAVSASEVVIPLYNAGGRCLGVLDIDSPNIARFSEEDLVGLQAFAEVLLKSSELPED; encoded by the coding sequence ATGTCGTTAAATAAATTTTATACATCTCTGAGTGGGCAACTCGAGGGCCTGCTCTCGGCTGAGCAGGACTGGCTGGCAAACACGGCTAACGCCAGCGCGTTATTGTTTATGGAGTTGGAAGACATCAATTGGGCCGGCTTCTACTTCTTTTATGGTGATGAGCTGCGCTTGGGGCCTTTCCAGGGCAAACCGGCCTGTACACGTATTCCAGTTGGCGCTGGTGTCTGCGGCACAGCGGTCTCCACCGGTGAGCCCCAGCTGGTTGAGGATGTGCACCAGTTCCCCGGCCATATCGCCTGTGATGCGGTCTCAGCCTCTGAGGTGGTAATTCCTCTGTACAATGCCGGTGGGCGCTGCCTGGGCGTGCTGGATATCGATAGTCCCAATATTGCCCGATTTTCGGAAGAGGACCTGGTTGGACTGCAGGCCTTCGCGGAGGTGCTGTTGAAATCATCCGAGTTGCCAGAAGACTAA
- a CDS encoding Wadjet anti-phage system protein JetD domain-containing protein, whose amino-acid sequence MEKALPYWVEENPLLIGILNFILDRRDSQLERATETRISFRLDLRAGSKRLQEVLEPLRDPVQDEQVLWNELQHFAREYQCFTVKPNPKRRPGIAEWQGAQLIFRDSSEDQLRLWLNRPSPIVRKSSWSSILEPYADRFENPAAFPLSGLELQPGFKSVEEIVSCWASIGKELIFSKKISWRQLAARCFKGDSKYLELHSRRSLVRSLYPELSRKIQERQLLLHVYLPARFEQVIFIENQDTFISLAELQPAHTVLVYSEGYRGGAERIRNQDMIRFSSFNVASEDNRRQFIEWWCEKNSLVLPIFFWGDLDYEGMRIAAALRKSFSELRCWRPGYDLLLNSLCTGRAHTPASAEKAGQKPIQMIGCQYADSTLIPAITERTCFVDQEAAAIDALASTLA is encoded by the coding sequence ATGGAAAAGGCATTACCCTATTGGGTGGAAGAAAACCCGCTGTTGATCGGAATCCTGAATTTTATTTTGGACCGCCGGGACAGCCAGCTGGAGCGCGCTACGGAAACTCGCATCAGTTTCAGGTTGGATTTGCGCGCCGGTAGTAAGCGCTTGCAAGAGGTGTTGGAGCCACTTAGAGACCCGGTTCAAGATGAGCAGGTGCTGTGGAATGAGCTCCAGCATTTTGCCCGGGAATATCAATGTTTCACCGTAAAGCCAAACCCGAAAAGGCGCCCGGGCATCGCTGAGTGGCAGGGTGCCCAGTTGATATTTCGGGATTCCAGTGAGGATCAATTGCGCTTGTGGCTCAATCGTCCATCTCCCATTGTGCGCAAATCATCCTGGTCCAGTATTCTTGAGCCCTATGCAGATCGCTTTGAAAACCCCGCCGCTTTTCCTCTGAGTGGATTGGAGCTCCAACCGGGATTTAAGTCTGTGGAAGAGATTGTTTCCTGCTGGGCCTCCATTGGCAAAGAGCTGATATTCAGTAAAAAAATTTCCTGGCGACAATTGGCTGCCCGCTGTTTCAAGGGGGACTCCAAGTATCTTGAGCTACACAGTCGTCGGTCTTTGGTGCGCAGCCTGTACCCGGAGTTAAGTCGAAAAATCCAGGAGCGCCAGCTGTTGCTCCACGTTTATCTGCCTGCGAGATTTGAGCAGGTAATTTTTATCGAAAACCAGGATACTTTTATCAGTCTGGCTGAATTACAGCCTGCGCATACTGTATTGGTTTACAGCGAGGGCTATCGGGGCGGGGCAGAACGGATTCGCAATCAGGATATGATCCGGTTTAGTTCATTTAATGTGGCTTCTGAAGATAATCGACGGCAATTTATTGAGTGGTGGTGTGAAAAAAATTCGCTTGTGCTGCCGATCTTTTTCTGGGGGGATTTGGATTATGAAGGGATGCGTATTGCTGCGGCATTGAGAAAAAGCTTCTCCGAATTGCGCTGCTGGCGGCCCGGTTACGACTTGTTACTCAACTCTCTGTGTACTGGTAGGGCTCATACCCCGGCTTCAGCAGAAAAAGCGGGGCAAAAGCCCATCCAAATGATCGGTTGCCAATATGCAGATAGTACTTTGATTCCCGCTATTACGGAGAGAACTTGCTTTGTGGATCAAGAGGCAGCAGCCATAGACGCTTTGGCCAGTACACTGGCTTAA